From Drosophila virilis strain 15010-1051.87 chromosome X, Dvir_AGI_RSII-ME, whole genome shotgun sequence, the proteins below share one genomic window:
- the LOC6631618 gene encoding uncharacterized protein isoform X1, whose product MPLLSQLLPALCCTLSSPKTISSYSSALTPHSGYTQEGEEAVHSQKIMKNIKSNHLLTLLLLGSWILMLGLATASGHGDPLGDVDNVPHMRSKRGIVWDFLQKMVITKNLIVDQYTDTRNTLNDIYNTVNEQFKDPAPAKPTSQPRPTTEKLNSSDEDSSSDQSTTTTEGYSISRYELGRILGRNFRGIQRLAQTEFKEAINATHYNLREYKLEADKQFANSLGVEKKNKLKSLKGLA is encoded by the exons ATGCCGCTGCTtagccagctgctgccagcgctGTGCTGCACTTTGAGTAGCCCGAAGACGATATCGTCGTATTCATCGGCACTGACTCCGCACAGTGGTTATACACAAGAAGGAGAAGAAGCAGTTCACTCGCAG aaaataatgaaaaatataaaatctaaTCATTTACTGACGCTGCTGTTATTGGGCAGTTGGATATTAATGCTGGGACTTGCTACCGCTTCAGGTCATGGTGATCCGTTGGGAGATGTAGACAATGTACCGCACATGCGCAGCAAACGGGGCATCGTTTGGGATTTCTTGCAGAAAATGGTCATAACAAAGAATCTTATTGTGGAT CAATACACAGATACTCGGAATACTCTTAATGATATCTATAATACTGTGAATGAGCAATTTAAAGACCCGGCACCAGCGAAACCTACAAGTCAGCCAAGGCCCACAACTGAAAAGCTG AATTCCAGTGATGAAGACAGTAGCAGTGATCAGTCCACAACAACTACAGAGGGCTACAGTATTTCTCGCTATGAGTTGGGCCGTATTCTGGGCCGAAACTTCCGCGGTATACAACGTTTGGCCCAGACCGAGTTCAAAGAGGCCATCAAT GCAACTCACTACAATCTAAGAGAATACAAACTGGAAGCGGACAAGCAGTTTGCGAACAGCTTGGGcgttgagaaaaaaaataagttgaaaAGTCTGAAGGGCTTAGCTTAG
- the LOC6631618 gene encoding uncharacterized protein isoform X2 has translation MKNIKSNHLLTLLLLGSWILMLGLATASGHGDPLGDVDNVPHMRSKRGIVWDFLQKMVITKNLIVDQYTDTRNTLNDIYNTVNEQFKDPAPAKPTSQPRPTTEKLNSSDEDSSSDQSTTTTEGYSISRYELGRILGRNFRGIQRLAQTEFKEAINATHYNLREYKLEADKQFANSLGVEKKNKLKSLKGLA, from the exons atgaaaaatataaaatctaaTCATTTACTGACGCTGCTGTTATTGGGCAGTTGGATATTAATGCTGGGACTTGCTACCGCTTCAGGTCATGGTGATCCGTTGGGAGATGTAGACAATGTACCGCACATGCGCAGCAAACGGGGCATCGTTTGGGATTTCTTGCAGAAAATGGTCATAACAAAGAATCTTATTGTGGAT CAATACACAGATACTCGGAATACTCTTAATGATATCTATAATACTGTGAATGAGCAATTTAAAGACCCGGCACCAGCGAAACCTACAAGTCAGCCAAGGCCCACAACTGAAAAGCTG AATTCCAGTGATGAAGACAGTAGCAGTGATCAGTCCACAACAACTACAGAGGGCTACAGTATTTCTCGCTATGAGTTGGGCCGTATTCTGGGCCGAAACTTCCGCGGTATACAACGTTTGGCCCAGACCGAGTTCAAAGAGGCCATCAAT GCAACTCACTACAATCTAAGAGAATACAAACTGGAAGCGGACAAGCAGTTTGCGAACAGCTTGGGcgttgagaaaaaaaataagttgaaaAGTCTGAAGGGCTTAGCTTAG
- the LOC6631618 gene encoding uncharacterized protein isoform X3 yields the protein MRSKRGIVWDFLQKMVITKNLIVDQYTDTRNTLNDIYNTVNEQFKDPAPAKPTSQPRPTTEKLNSSDEDSSSDQSTTTTEGYSISRYELGRILGRNFRGIQRLAQTEFKEAINATHYNLREYKLEADKQFANSLGVEKKNKLKSLKGLA from the exons ATGCGCAGCAAACGGGGCATCGTTTGGGATTTCTTGCAGAAAATGGTCATAACAAAGAATCTTATTGTGGAT CAATACACAGATACTCGGAATACTCTTAATGATATCTATAATACTGTGAATGAGCAATTTAAAGACCCGGCACCAGCGAAACCTACAAGTCAGCCAAGGCCCACAACTGAAAAGCTG AATTCCAGTGATGAAGACAGTAGCAGTGATCAGTCCACAACAACTACAGAGGGCTACAGTATTTCTCGCTATGAGTTGGGCCGTATTCTGGGCCGAAACTTCCGCGGTATACAACGTTTGGCCCAGACCGAGTTCAAAGAGGCCATCAAT GCAACTCACTACAATCTAAGAGAATACAAACTGGAAGCGGACAAGCAGTTTGCGAACAGCTTGGGcgttgagaaaaaaaataagttgaaaAGTCTGAAGGGCTTAGCTTAG